One genomic segment of Paenibacillus durus includes these proteins:
- a CDS encoding ABC transporter substrate-binding protein, whose product MKLHGQYMRLRAHYGSTDEVSATLDELAAILGCTHRNALNILGKMTRQGWVAWTPSRGRGRRSLLRFMAPRDDIAVQSMMLAMERRDAVSAAMEQIRSHAGVSALQDTLQSWLLAYSGHHAEMRRDRVIDTLRLPIRQPLHTIDPLHMNLLAESFVSSHVFDGLVRRGAGSEEILPGIAHAWETDETRTNWTFYLRKEVLLHNGAILDAGDVVYSFSRLIQMPRGRLYSFILRDIVEVTAMGPLTVSIRLKAPNELFLSFLCTSRAAVVPREPERSGESRLVHKPVGTGPFKIAELNREFCVLEAFSHYFQGRAQLDRVEILHVPWDAEPSAADSGSPFHIIQNPLPEESASLSRTHTETSVRKFITCNTKKAGPLSDPAIRAEILSCLDGINEPDGGTGATDPDGGSGATGPNGVSGCSGMSGGSDPHHLAAVGKTASLPGLSLRIATIPQYAADAELVAKKLAGRGISAAIVSVPPEEFKGAVRMEADLILFSLVRDRDEQLRLFDLYQTLAEHVTPQIRSEIEAGLHLIARESSHAARAEAFRRIEDRLIQERELHILYEKPVETAYLPSVRGVRFNSQGWIDLRHVWFPQQ is encoded by the coding sequence ATGAAGCTGCACGGACAATATATGCGGCTGCGGGCCCATTACGGCAGCACGGATGAAGTCTCTGCCACCCTGGATGAGCTTGCCGCGATCCTTGGCTGCACACACCGGAACGCCTTGAATATTCTGGGCAAAATGACGCGTCAGGGCTGGGTAGCCTGGACGCCTAGCCGGGGACGGGGCCGCCGTTCCCTTCTGCGCTTCATGGCGCCACGGGACGATATCGCCGTTCAGTCGATGATGCTGGCGATGGAACGCCGGGACGCCGTATCGGCCGCAATGGAACAGATCCGCTCTCACGCGGGAGTTTCAGCGCTTCAGGATACGCTGCAAAGCTGGCTGCTGGCCTATTCCGGCCACCACGCCGAAATGCGCAGGGACCGCGTCATCGATACGCTCCGTCTGCCCATCCGCCAGCCTCTACATACGATTGATCCTCTGCACATGAACCTGCTCGCCGAATCCTTCGTCTCCAGCCATGTATTCGACGGGCTTGTCCGCAGAGGAGCAGGCAGCGAAGAGATCCTACCCGGCATTGCGCATGCCTGGGAGACCGACGAGACGCGAACGAACTGGACCTTTTATCTCCGCAAGGAAGTGCTTCTGCATAACGGCGCTATTCTTGATGCGGGCGATGTCGTCTACTCCTTCTCCCGCTTGATCCAGATGCCCCGGGGCAGGCTGTACAGCTTTATTTTGCGGGATATTGTTGAGGTTACGGCGATGGGTCCACTAACGGTCAGCATCCGGCTTAAGGCTCCGAACGAGCTGTTTCTTTCGTTCCTGTGCACAAGCCGGGCAGCCGTTGTTCCGCGCGAGCCGGAGCGGTCCGGGGAAAGCCGCCTTGTCCACAAACCGGTCGGAACCGGGCCGTTCAAAATTGCAGAACTGAATAGGGAATTTTGCGTGCTGGAGGCGTTTTCGCATTATTTTCAGGGAAGGGCGCAGCTGGACCGGGTGGAAATCTTGCATGTTCCTTGGGATGCAGAGCCGTCTGCGGCGGATTCGGGCTCTCCCTTTCATATCATTCAGAATCCCCTGCCAGAAGAATCGGCTTCGCTCAGCCGGACTCACACCGAGACTTCCGTCCGCAAGTTCATTACCTGCAACACCAAAAAAGCGGGACCGTTGAGCGATCCCGCCATCAGGGCGGAGATTCTGTCTTGTCTTGACGGAATTAACGAACCGGACGGAGGCACAGGCGCTACTGATCCGGACGGAGGCTCCGGCGCTACTGGTCCGAATGGAGTTTCGGGGTGTTCCGGTATGTCCGGCGGCTCCGATCCTCATCATCTCGCCGCTGTGGGAAAGACCGCTTCCTTGCCCGGGCTATCCCTGCGGATCGCCACGATACCGCAGTATGCGGCGGACGCCGAACTCGTCGCCAAGAAACTGGCCGGGCGCGGCATTTCGGCGGCTATCGTCTCTGTGCCGCCCGAAGAGTTCAAAGGAGCGGTTCGGATGGAAGCCGATCTGATCCTGTTCTCCCTCGTGCGCGACCGCGACGAGCAGCTAAGGCTGTTCGACCTCTACCAGACGCTGGCGGAGCATGTCACACCACAGATCCGGTCGGAGATTGAGGCCGGGCTGCATCTGATCGCGCGCGAGTCCAGTCACGCGGCAAGAGCCGAGGCGTTCCGCCGGATCGAAGACCGGCTGATACAGGAGCGAGAGCTGCATATTTTGTATGAAAAACCAGTGGAAACCGCCTACCTGCCATCCGTCCGGGGAGTCCGGTTCAACAGCCAGGGCTGGATCGATCTGCGGCATGTGTGGTTTCCGCAGCAGTAA
- a CDS encoding TetR/AcrR family transcriptional regulator has product MVRYKKSEEKRKQILYAAFQAIAGQGYDAVTLQTIADSAKVSKGVVHYYFESKEAVLVELLSWLTGKIYEKEAAAVSEQSKAADKMYAYIDSVFVSPEKNRDFYRVYLDFLARASRSAAYREINSRFYDNCARISAEIVELGQHEGVFDSRLSARETAPVIRSIIDGCLIQWLMNGQDELHAVYRDYCRKAVMKLLGSETGEKS; this is encoded by the coding sequence ATGGTCCGTTACAAAAAATCAGAGGAAAAACGCAAGCAAATTCTGTACGCCGCCTTTCAGGCCATCGCCGGGCAGGGATACGATGCGGTGACGCTTCAGACGATCGCGGACAGCGCGAAGGTCAGCAAAGGCGTTGTGCATTATTATTTTGAGAGCAAGGAAGCGGTGCTGGTTGAACTGCTTAGCTGGCTGACAGGCAAAATCTACGAAAAAGAGGCTGCGGCGGTGAGTGAACAATCCAAGGCGGCGGACAAAATGTACGCTTATATCGATTCCGTCTTCGTGTCGCCGGAGAAGAACCGCGATTTTTACCGGGTGTACCTCGATTTTCTGGCCAGAGCCAGCCGCAGTGCCGCCTACCGGGAAATCAACAGCCGCTTCTATGACAACTGCGCGCGGATCAGCGCGGAAATTGTGGAGCTCGGCCAGCACGAGGGCGTGTTCGACTCCCGTTTGTCGGCGCGGGAGACCGCCCCGGTCATCCGCTCCATCATCGACGGCTGCCTGATTCAGTGGCTGATGAATGGACAGGATGAGCTGCATGCCGTATACAGGGACTACTGCCGGAAGGCGGTTATGAAGCTGCTGGGTTCGGAGACAGGGGAAAAGTCATAG
- a CDS encoding DUF4153 domain-containing protein yields the protein MNEEVSSRWTRSLALPAAGFSLAVIHQYLFLDNRYGVSYPLFTVLFYAYMLYFAKDKIRKPVGAGYAGMTYVFLLSLTYSMFANEFFHNLNKLVIPVAILLHLTYMIGAERPNWDRFSLVFSMLDHLIPQNLRHWPRIIEVFKRASGQSEEGKDRGVLGKVLIGLCISFPLLLIVLMLLSSADGVFHSVLSKLPVWLSNVSLVEGFIRTLWVLLLGMFFFGFVRGFLFPHKDEDATRIWKRPEQESRELPDFRVDSIIAATVLTSVNIVYLLFVCVQFSYLFGGWQGVLPSGETYAEYARRGFFELIMVAGINFIILLGLLLLGTKGTEKLNKAIRGLLYLLAGCSAMMLYSAYTRLALYEEAYGYTTIRFLVHGFMIFLGLLLIVTALRISLPRLPLAKCYIVLGAAAYLVMNYIGMDAIIAGNNIARYEVSGKLDAAYLFALSDDAVPRLIEFSHNQNGMLDNGLREKQWDQVHTNDKWPSFNLSRHRAAAELDQYFGN from the coding sequence ATGAACGAAGAAGTTTCGTCCAGGTGGACGCGTTCTCTTGCGCTGCCTGCCGCCGGTTTTTCGCTGGCCGTTATTCACCAGTATCTGTTTCTCGACAACCGCTATGGTGTGTCGTATCCGCTGTTCACTGTACTTTTTTATGCGTATATGCTGTACTTTGCCAAGGACAAAATCCGGAAGCCTGTCGGGGCGGGATATGCCGGAATGACCTATGTCTTTTTGCTCTCCCTGACCTATAGCATGTTCGCTAACGAATTTTTTCACAATTTGAACAAGCTTGTCATCCCGGTGGCGATCCTGCTTCATCTGACCTATATGATTGGTGCCGAAAGACCGAATTGGGACCGCTTCTCCCTGGTCTTCAGCATGCTGGACCATCTGATTCCACAGAATCTGCGGCATTGGCCCCGCATCATCGAGGTCTTCAAGAGAGCCTCGGGACAATCGGAGGAAGGGAAGGACAGGGGAGTTCTCGGCAAGGTGCTGATCGGCCTTTGTATTTCCTTCCCGCTGCTGCTGATCGTGCTCATGCTGCTGTCTTCGGCGGACGGTGTGTTTCACAGCGTGCTGTCGAAACTCCCGGTCTGGCTGAGTAATGTATCGTTGGTCGAGGGCTTCATCCGTACGCTGTGGGTGCTGCTGCTCGGGATGTTCTTCTTTGGGTTTGTGCGGGGATTTCTGTTCCCTCATAAAGATGAGGACGCGACGAGGATATGGAAACGGCCGGAACAGGAATCCAGAGAGCTGCCCGATTTTCGGGTGGATTCGATCATTGCAGCCACTGTATTAACCTCGGTTAACATCGTATATCTGCTGTTTGTCTGCGTGCAGTTCTCTTATCTGTTCGGCGGCTGGCAGGGCGTGCTGCCCTCAGGTGAAACTTATGCCGAGTATGCCCGCAGGGGATTTTTTGAACTGATCATGGTAGCGGGTATTAATTTTATCATTCTGCTCGGGCTGCTGCTGCTGGGCACCAAAGGGACGGAGAAGCTGAACAAGGCGATTCGCGGGCTGCTCTATCTTCTGGCGGGCTGTTCGGCGATGATGCTGTATTCCGCCTATACCCGGCTGGCCCTCTACGAAGAGGCCTACGGCTATACGACAATCCGGTTTCTCGTGCACGGCTTTATGATTTTCCTTGGGCTGCTGCTGATTGTGACGGCGCTGCGCATCAGCCTTCCGCGTCTTCCTTTGGCAAAATGCTACATTGTCCTGGGTGCGGCGGCCTATCTGGTCATGAACTATATCGGGATGGACGCCATTATTGCAGGTAACAATATTGCGAGGTATGAAGTGAGCGGCAAGCTCGACGCGGCTTATCTGTTCGCACTGTCGGACGACGCGGTTCCGCGACTTATCGAGTTCAGCCATAACCAGAACGGAATGTTAGATAACGGCCTGAGGGAAAAGCAGTGGGATCAGGTACATACGAACGATAAATGGCCTTCCTTCAACCTGTCCCGTCACCGGGCTGCGGCGGAACTGGATCAGTATTTTGGCAATTAG
- a CDS encoding acrylyl-CoA reductase family protein gives MSSSFQALFVDNTEPFSVAVKPISLGDLPAGEVVIKVAYSSVNYKDGLASIPDGNIVKSYPFVPGIDLSGVVESSEDERFVKGQPVLVTGYGLGVSHFGGYSEYARVPADWVVPLPDGLSLKEAMIYGTAGFTAAMSIQALEDNGASPDQGKVLVTGASGGVGGAAVAMLAKRGYQVAAGTGRTSESDYLKRLGAAEVISRGEIYDPEAKQRPLDKQLWQAAVDPVGGNQLAAILSKIAYRGSVAVSGLTGGTKVPATVLPFILRGVNLLGIDSVFCPAGLRLKVWERMAGDLKPANLEALVDREVTLDELPQALADILKSNTRGRVLVKVS, from the coding sequence ATGTCCTCATCCTTTCAAGCCCTGTTCGTGGACAACACGGAACCATTCAGTGTCGCCGTAAAACCAATTTCGCTGGGCGATCTGCCCGCAGGTGAAGTGGTGATCAAGGTCGCCTACTCCAGCGTGAATTACAAGGACGGCCTTGCCTCCATTCCGGACGGCAATATCGTCAAATCGTATCCTTTTGTGCCCGGGATTGATTTGTCCGGCGTGGTGGAATCCTCCGAAGATGAACGCTTTGTAAAAGGCCAGCCTGTACTTGTTACCGGGTATGGGCTTGGCGTGTCCCATTTCGGCGGTTACAGCGAATATGCCCGCGTCCCCGCAGACTGGGTTGTTCCGCTGCCGGACGGCCTGTCCTTAAAGGAAGCGATGATTTACGGCACCGCCGGCTTTACGGCGGCCATGTCCATTCAGGCGCTTGAAGATAACGGAGCCTCCCCGGATCAAGGAAAAGTCCTGGTCACGGGCGCGTCCGGCGGCGTCGGCGGCGCGGCGGTCGCGATGCTGGCGAAGCGCGGCTACCAGGTTGCCGCAGGCACAGGCCGCACATCGGAGAGCGACTACTTGAAGCGGCTCGGCGCGGCCGAGGTCATCTCAAGAGGCGAGATCTATGACCCCGAAGCGAAGCAAAGACCGCTGGATAAGCAGCTGTGGCAGGCCGCCGTCGATCCGGTGGGCGGAAATCAGCTCGCGGCTATCCTCAGCAAAATAGCGTACCGGGGCTCGGTCGCCGTCAGCGGGCTTACGGGCGGTACGAAGGTTCCGGCGACAGTGCTGCCCTTTATTTTACGCGGCGTAAATCTGCTCGGCATCGACTCCGTCTTCTGCCCCGCCGGTCTCCGGCTCAAGGTATGGGAACGGATGGCGGGTGACCTGAAGCCTGCTAATCTTGAAGCCCTTGTCGACCGTGAGGTAACGCTGGACGAGCTCCCGCAGGCGCTCGCCGATATTCTGAAATCGAACACGCGCGGCCGGGTGCTGGTGAAGGTGTCCTGA
- a CDS encoding DMT family transporter codes for MKLTRSTANVLLLFISLLWGSGFVVVRIALDANASAGFINFFRGFLFALLVLIFFNKKIFNMTFRDFKIGLIAGLLNFGGFLTQTIGVKYTTPSNNAFISATYVVLIPFIAWALYRKPLRVKSFISISLCMLGMGILTGVWNKAFTINIGDIYSLICALFYAGSIVYLGYGARETDVSIVAFMLAAVQGAGGLIFFLFAETERIADIDWSAALIPLLYVSILCSFVAQTIQIIAQKHTSATSAGLIMMLEGVFGSVFSVAFGFEAFTVNLFIGGTLIMLSLILMEADFRQVRVKILGSAKGRMTKAERRRVG; via the coding sequence GTGAAATTGACAAGATCTACGGCAAATGTCCTGCTGTTATTCATTTCTTTGCTTTGGGGCTCGGGGTTTGTGGTAGTCAGAATCGCACTGGACGCCAACGCTTCGGCGGGATTCATCAACTTTTTTCGAGGCTTTCTCTTTGCGCTGCTCGTGCTTATTTTCTTCAATAAGAAGATATTTAACATGACCTTTAGGGATTTTAAAATAGGCTTGATTGCCGGATTGCTCAACTTTGGCGGATTCCTCACGCAAACGATTGGCGTCAAGTATACCACTCCATCGAATAATGCGTTTATTTCGGCCACGTATGTCGTCTTGATTCCTTTCATAGCCTGGGCCCTGTACCGAAAACCGCTCCGGGTCAAAAGCTTCATCTCCATCTCGTTATGCATGCTGGGCATGGGAATACTGACAGGAGTATGGAACAAAGCATTTACGATAAATATTGGCGACATTTACTCTTTGATTTGCGCGCTGTTTTATGCCGGCTCGATTGTATATCTCGGTTATGGAGCAAGAGAGACGGATGTTAGTATTGTGGCTTTTATGCTGGCCGCGGTGCAGGGCGCCGGCGGATTGATTTTTTTCCTGTTCGCGGAGACGGAGCGGATTGCCGATATCGATTGGTCCGCCGCTCTCATCCCTTTGCTGTATGTAAGTATCCTGTGTTCCTTTGTCGCGCAGACGATTCAAATTATAGCCCAGAAGCATACCTCTGCGACATCTGCCGGACTGATTATGATGCTTGAAGGCGTTTTTGGCAGCGTCTTTTCCGTTGCTTTTGGGTTTGAGGCATTTACAGTTAATCTGTTTATTGGCGGAACGCTGATTATGCTTTCTCTTATACTTATGGAAGCCGATTTTCGGCAGGTGCGGGTCAAGATTCTTGGCAGCGCCAAAGGCCGAATGACAAAGGCGGAGCGCAGGAGGGTCGGGTAA